The following coding sequences lie in one Sedimentibacter sp. MB35-C1 genomic window:
- a CDS encoding S-layer homology domain-containing protein — MKQSFKRVISIVLIVTMLMGYMPLRAVAEQLQEPDEYVLNNGFLEVSVSAKNGSFHIRTADGDKLNKDDNNKNLLFPNDNDNTSFTSFRVRRNGVVKDYIFGGKYSFLGLADRAVTVTQDAAGITAVWGIDDLKFTQRIQLANTGSNNHGMAYISYTAETTGDPADISARILMDTALGYQDFAIYEMSGADNTYTRVEKEAQYSNNDGNLYEKTFFAYDDVNNPTILAYTVNASVNEKECIPEKIAFAHWNNLASSVFDFEPDQEITFTNPNNKKYLTADSAYALYYNVGTISSGLPGTVATYYGVYSNEKVSNKSTVAVNLSSPPSMTLSSDGKTYEGQLDEGNPGDFTIQTYIENYISDTSVRYDKVKVAVYCQTGITPIDDDGVPQTQASYANPYTKEVSDFKVEETKSVSWKFNAAVGDEAEYRKVHFKVYNVSSQVDPTGSGQLLEENLLGEGICYILCPGGDGKLPEIKFTGSSPEIIYNEGTRHLFMSGSNFSMLENKSEYKVIAKPEYANGISYVVPSEQFLIDTEENTIDVVFSEKMNTGNYQLVIDYTDTMKNDISAPAMKFTVSDDKTYRNDGYGVIAIVQKKGTSHTDSMYEIKTFGSESAYDKEKSSIGEVLIELKGEFSPTDQVADDGTVLKYTGVSAGSGKNVMTVNNCIDVENGSVTVTINKYGQEQQEINVDFDAELYTTGARTTIWKGGISALTSIVNGADYELITYNKNGKRPVSPDPMADKESISLIWPSAAGAAQTIAGMIFDFRYGDLGVIKDEGQEVRRVIGFGALLDLSFLIPSNAEKSPVQLDLFDKINLAFLEDNSYTSEHMRSAWEYHKDQVKLDQKADEGQGSIKVKDILFGGEYIGFNTLVELQIPGYTPAMPTMEAKLAINTIGDWEVGVAGKCKFTKLEAEVEINIKGKDGYPVPDKLYFFIKGFKPGVNIDGFGVVWLQGGGGGIDKLYDTIFAADSVPPLKILLSAQLSIMQAFSARADLALSLRGIGIKVSNGVIMDTDIKVLNHAQLQFDWYPDFYFMASISVNIFEIITGGGYIVVEDDGFFEFYVNASVKVPDVVLFIGGMHLGSVFLGANSQRIWGGIEVIGINAGVCYYWGGDLDFGVGEQAPQPSFPELLGVDDIPVYTDPETGRILYMHVGTNFEFVAQAELVDNIGLPVILMDSATAARVRSKADKSEHILNLGERQGENDAILSINYNADTKEQAKEIAEKISITDSESKPYGINIYNSEYEADAPENSGANANLTYNSSTGKAGLNITFTHGEDYDKEWKIITSDAPADLLLYNVLPMAGIDSADVSGSGSNITASWTGTQLEKFESLSFMAVNNPADTEGTLIYKTTDKSVIASGTESFDIPDSLETGTYYLKLTGIKEGELCETAISSGTFSFTNTKLPLPPASVSASNGGDYQIDADVEEPQGSFEGYLVNIYEENQDNEWVLSEAGGISYAKDASKMSVGGRYSYTYESEDESGNTVTEEVIRGLEPGKSYKLGVSAYREDNSNPDKPLVYYSREIMSNQVVLAEPQTAVIEISAPGSIAVAYSAGESDTVYVDTYRSGDITFNVQSDQKVFGTWTLDGAEKDDAVSAGTVNNSDSWEISLHGLDDGNHTLAFIGANRAGDGVLVQKRFAVDTLPPRLLLEAPLNGGFFEEDGSVEIKGITDLGAKITINNTAYSPEISKEDGSFSQTVKLDAAELIHEVEISVFDETGNSVSDSITVINKALGKINKLKIYAGGYDVTNKSLTGGEDLTSQETKQLILKAETLDGSEIILNNSPLLSWDAYAASGGASVTDDGEFSMTAGARGMVKGSLMVSDEGSMTAAAAFGLQSAGSQKDASYYAINVVQPIKGGSISASHSAAKAGTLITITAVPDSVYVLNSIVVNSGTIEGTAFIMPSGNVTVTAEFKKKSEGGGNHSEPDKTKEQLQETPYDAFTDIKNHWALEYIKAVVEKGLFKGVSESLFAPDFSMTRGMFVTVLGRIDNADTATIETLFSDVDSSMYYSSYVTWAAEKGIVKGADNNMFLPDALITREQISVLLYRYAVYKKYITETEQTAGMEIFSDYKQISAYAEEAMKWAVGAGIIKGSNDGGLHPSDNATRAEVAAMIIRFIEMYEQ; from the coding sequence ATGAAACAAAGCTTCAAACGTGTAATTTCTATAGTTTTAATTGTCACAATGCTGATGGGGTATATGCCCCTCCGCGCTGTGGCGGAACAGTTGCAGGAACCTGATGAATATGTGTTGAATAACGGATTCCTTGAGGTTTCTGTTTCGGCTAAAAACGGATCATTCCACATACGGACTGCAGATGGAGATAAGCTGAACAAAGACGACAATAATAAAAATTTATTATTTCCCAACGATAATGATAACACTTCATTCACATCATTCAGAGTGAGGAGAAATGGAGTTGTAAAAGATTATATATTCGGAGGAAAGTACAGCTTTCTAGGGCTGGCTGACCGTGCTGTAACGGTTACTCAGGATGCAGCCGGAATAACTGCTGTCTGGGGAATCGATGACCTTAAGTTCACACAGAGAATACAGCTTGCAAATACGGGTTCCAATAATCACGGTATGGCATATATATCGTATACTGCAGAAACTACCGGCGATCCGGCAGACATCAGTGCAAGAATATTGATGGATACAGCTTTGGGATATCAGGACTTTGCCATATATGAAATGTCAGGAGCTGATAATACCTATACACGAGTAGAGAAGGAAGCACAGTACTCCAATAATGACGGAAACTTATATGAAAAAACATTTTTTGCTTATGATGATGTAAATAATCCGACAATATTGGCATACACAGTGAATGCATCTGTAAATGAGAAGGAATGTATTCCGGAAAAGATTGCATTCGCACATTGGAATAATCTAGCTTCAAGTGTGTTTGATTTTGAGCCGGATCAAGAAATAACATTTACAAACCCAAACAATAAGAAATATCTCACGGCCGACAGTGCTTATGCATTGTATTATAATGTTGGAACAATAAGCAGCGGTCTGCCCGGAACGGTGGCAACATACTATGGAGTGTATTCCAACGAAAAAGTTTCTAATAAGAGCACCGTTGCCGTAAACTTGTCGTCTCCTCCGTCAATGACATTGTCTTCTGACGGAAAGACCTATGAAGGACAGTTAGATGAAGGTAATCCAGGTGATTTTACAATACAAACATATATTGAAAATTATATTTCTGATACATCTGTAAGATATGATAAGGTTAAGGTTGCTGTTTACTGCCAGACCGGCATAACGCCTATAGATGATGATGGTGTTCCTCAGACGCAGGCGAGCTATGCCAATCCATACACAAAGGAAGTAAGTGATTTTAAAGTTGAGGAAACAAAGAGTGTTTCGTGGAAATTCAATGCGGCTGTCGGTGACGAAGCCGAATACAGAAAGGTTCACTTTAAGGTATACAATGTAAGCTCCCAGGTAGATCCAACCGGAAGCGGACAGCTTTTGGAGGAAAATCTGCTTGGAGAGGGCATTTGCTATATACTCTGTCCCGGAGGAGACGGAAAACTGCCTGAAATAAAATTTACCGGGTCTTCTCCTGAAATAATATATAACGAGGGCACACGGCATTTATTTATGTCAGGAAGCAACTTCAGCATGCTGGAAAATAAATCTGAATACAAAGTTATTGCAAAACCTGAATATGCAAACGGAATATCCTATGTTGTGCCTTCTGAGCAATTTCTTATTGATACAGAGGAAAACACCATAGACGTGGTTTTTTCAGAAAAGATGAATACCGGAAATTATCAGCTGGTTATAGATTATACAGATACCATGAAAAATGATATTTCTGCTCCTGCAATGAAATTTACGGTCAGTGACGACAAAACATATAGAAATGATGGTTACGGTGTAATTGCAATAGTGCAAAAAAAGGGAACATCACATACTGATTCAATGTATGAAATTAAAACATTTGGAAGTGAATCGGCATATGACAAAGAAAAATCAAGCATTGGCGAGGTATTAATTGAACTGAAAGGTGAGTTTAGCCCTACTGATCAGGTTGCCGATGACGGCACTGTACTTAAATATACCGGTGTATCTGCCGGAAGCGGCAAGAATGTAATGACTGTAAACAACTGCATAGACGTGGAAAACGGAAGTGTTACTGTTACAATAAATAAGTACGGACAAGAACAGCAGGAAATTAATGTGGATTTTGATGCTGAACTTTATACAACAGGGGCGAGAACTACAATATGGAAAGGTGGCATTTCTGCTTTGACATCTATTGTGAACGGTGCAGACTATGAGCTCATTACGTATAATAAAAATGGGAAACGGCCTGTAAGTCCGGATCCTATGGCAGATAAGGAGAGCATTTCTCTTATATGGCCCAGTGCGGCAGGTGCGGCGCAAACCATAGCTGGAATGATATTTGACTTCCGTTACGGAGATCTTGGAGTAATAAAGGATGAAGGACAAGAGGTAAGAAGGGTAATAGGCTTTGGTGCATTGCTGGATCTTTCATTTCTTATTCCCAGCAATGCGGAAAAATCTCCTGTACAGCTTGATTTATTTGATAAAATAAATCTTGCTTTTCTTGAAGATAATTCGTATACATCAGAGCATATGAGAAGCGCCTGGGAATACCATAAGGATCAGGTAAAACTTGACCAGAAGGCCGATGAGGGGCAGGGATCTATAAAAGTTAAGGATATACTGTTTGGCGGAGAATACATAGGATTCAATACGCTGGTTGAGCTTCAAATTCCGGGATATACTCCGGCAATGCCGACTATGGAGGCAAAGCTTGCCATAAACACAATAGGCGATTGGGAAGTAGGAGTTGCGGGAAAGTGTAAGTTCACAAAGCTTGAGGCGGAAGTCGAAATAAATATTAAAGGCAAAGACGGGTACCCGGTTCCCGATAAACTGTATTTCTTTATAAAAGGGTTCAAACCGGGAGTAAATATTGACGGGTTTGGAGTAGTATGGCTTCAGGGAGGAGGCGGCGGAATAGATAAGCTGTATGATACAATTTTTGCAGCAGATTCCGTACCGCCGCTAAAGATACTGTTGTCTGCGCAGCTGTCAATTATGCAGGCATTTTCTGCAAGAGCCGATTTAGCTCTGAGCTTGAGAGGTATCGGAATAAAAGTCAGCAACGGAGTAATAATGGATACGGATATAAAGGTTTTAAACCATGCACAGCTTCAATTTGATTGGTATCCTGATTTTTACTTCATGGCTTCAATAAGTGTAAATATTTTTGAGATAATCACGGGAGGAGGCTATATTGTAGTTGAAGACGACGGATTCTTTGAATTTTATGTAAATGCTTCTGTCAAGGTTCCTGATGTAGTACTGTTTATAGGAGGAATGCATCTTGGGAGTGTCTTTCTCGGAGCAAATTCTCAGAGAATATGGGGAGGAATAGAGGTAATAGGAATTAATGCAGGGGTATGCTACTACTGGGGTGGAGATCTTGATTTCGGGGTTGGAGAACAAGCTCCTCAGCCATCGTTCCCCGAGCTTTTGGGAGTTGATGATATTCCGGTATATACCGATCCGGAAACAGGAAGGATTCTGTATATGCATGTGGGAACGAATTTTGAGTTTGTGGCACAAGCAGAGCTTGTTGATAACATAGGCCTTCCTGTGATTTTGATGGATTCAGCTACAGCTGCCAGAGTAAGATCAAAAGCTGACAAAAGTGAGCACATTCTCAATCTCGGAGAGAGACAGGGAGAAAATGATGCGATACTGTCAATAAACTACAATGCTGATACAAAAGAGCAGGCAAAAGAAATTGCGGAAAAAATAAGTATAACTGATTCAGAATCAAAACCGTATGGCATAAATATATATAATTCGGAATACGAAGCAGATGCACCTGAAAACAGCGGAGCAAATGCGAATTTAACTTACAATTCCTCAACTGGAAAAGCCGGCTTGAATATTACATTTACGCACGGGGAGGATTATGATAAGGAATGGAAAATAATCACATCAGATGCACCGGCTGATTTGCTTCTTTACAATGTTCTTCCCATGGCTGGTATTGATTCCGCAGATGTTTCGGGCTCTGGAAGCAATATAACAGCATCGTGGACGGGGACACAGCTTGAAAAGTTTGAATCATTAAGCTTTATGGCGGTTAATAATCCCGCTGATACTGAAGGAACGCTTATTTACAAGACCACTGACAAGAGTGTAATAGCATCAGGTACGGAGAGTTTTGACATTCCTGACAGTCTTGAGACAGGAACATATTATTTAAAGTTAACAGGCATAAAAGAAGGAGAGCTTTGTGAGACTGCAATATCTTCCGGAACATTTAGCTTTACAAATACCAAGCTTCCGTTGCCACCCGCATCTGTTTCTGCGTCAAATGGAGGAGATTATCAGATTGATGCGGATGTTGAGGAGCCTCAGGGCAGTTTTGAAGGCTATCTGGTAAATATTTATGAAGAAAATCAAGATAATGAATGGGTGCTCAGCGAAGCAGGAGGCATATCATATGCGAAGGATGCGTCTAAGATGTCGGTTGGAGGGAGATACAGCTATACTTACGAATCAGAGGATGAAAGCGGAAACACAGTAACAGAAGAAGTTATACGAGGGCTGGAACCGGGGAAATCTTATAAACTGGGAGTATCTGCTTACAGAGAAGATAATTCGAATCCGGATAAACCTCTTGTATATTATTCCCGAGAAATTATGTCAAACCAGGTGGTGTTGGCAGAGCCTCAGACTGCGGTTATTGAAATTTCCGCACCGGGAAGCATAGCTGTAGCATATAGTGCAGGTGAATCCGATACTGTATATGTTGATACCTACAGAAGCGGTGATATAACATTCAATGTTCAGTCAGACCAGAAGGTTTTCGGAACATGGACTCTTGACGGTGCTGAAAAGGATGACGCTGTGTCGGCCGGTACTGTAAATAATTCTGACAGCTGGGAAATTTCTCTTCATGGCCTTGATGACGGAAATCATACACTTGCATTCATTGGAGCCAACCGAGCCGGTGACGGAGTTCTTGTGCAGAAACGTTTTGCAGTGGATACACTTCCGCCGAGACTGCTGCTAGAAGCTCCATTAAACGGTGGATTCTTTGAAGAGGACGGAAGTGTTGAAATAAAAGGTATCACTGATCTGGGCGCAAAAATTACAATAAATAATACAGCATATTCACCTGAAATAAGCAAAGAAGACGGAAGTTTCAGCCAGACTGTCAAACTTGATGCAGCAGAATTAATTCACGAGGTTGAGATTTCAGTATTTGACGAGACAGGTAATTCCGTATCGGATAGTATTACAGTAATAAACAAGGCGCTGGGCAAAATTAATAAACTTAAGATTTATGCCGGCGGCTATGATGTTACGAATAAATCGCTGACAGGCGGAGAAGATTTGACATCACAGGAAACAAAGCAGCTTATTTTAAAAGCTGAAACCTTAGACGGCAGTGAAATTATATTAAATAATTCACCTTTGCTGTCATGGGATGCATATGCAGCTTCCGGAGGTGCTTCAGTTACTGATGACGGAGAATTCTCAATGACGGCGGGTGCGCGAGGTATGGTAAAAGGAAGTCTGATGGTTTCCGATGAAGGCAGCATGACTGCAGCGGCTGCGTTTGGATTACAAAGTGCAGGAAGTCAAAAGGATGCATCATATTATGCGATCAATGTGGTTCAGCCGATAAAAGGAGGAAGCATAAGTGCATCTCATTCTGCTGCAAAAGCGGGAACATTGATTACAATAACCGCAGTGCCAGATTCGGTATATGTCTTAAATAGTATTGTTGTAAACAGCGGAACCATAGAAGGGACTGCATTTATAATGCCGTCCGGCAATGTTACCGTGACAGCTGAGTTTAAGAAAAAATCAGAAGGAGGAGGTAATCATTCTGAACCCGATAAAACTAAAGAGCAACTTCAAGAAACTCCTTATGATGCTTTCACTGACATAAAAAATCACTGGGCATTGGAATACATAAAGGCTGTTGTAGAAAAAGGGTTGTTTAAAGGTGTGTCTGAGAGTCTTTTTGCTCCCGATTTTAGCATGACCAGAGGAATGTTTGTTACAGTGCTTGGAAGAATTGATAATGCTGATACCGCAACTATTGAAACATTATTTTCCGATGTGGATTCCAGTATGTATTATTCGTCCTACGTGACGTGGGCAGCAGAAAAAGGCATAGTTAAGGGAGCAGACAACAATATGTTCTTGCCTGATGCTCTCATAACAAGAGAACAAATATCAGTGCTTTTGTACAGATATGCAGTATATAAAAAGTATATTACAGAAACCGAACAAACAGCAGGCATGGAAATATTCAGCGATTACAAACAAATTTCCGCATATGCTGAAGAAGCAATGAAATGGGCCGTGGGCGCCGGAATTATAAAAGGCAGCAATGACGGCGGACTTCATCCTTCAGACAATGCAACGAGAGCGGAAGTAGCGGCCATGATTATAAGATTTATAGAAATGTATGAACAGTAG
- a CDS encoding LuxR C-terminal-related transcriptional regulator has protein sequence MTIKRKKINNLYYVPERILNKIEQTLHSSLTLIEAPSGFGKTIAVKEYLSNKKDKNLKYLWYTCLGESAAAAWNGICAILEQADSLAARKLRLLGMPCDENLVQICKYIQEIRCSFDTVFVVDNFQLIRDQLPQLLLEAISNHKNYYLHFIIISQPSHKENLYVSHPSVMKYIGESIFMYEKDDVRQLFLHNGIRLTANENRDVYRMTEGWVAPLNMYSMEYKETGTLNRCEGINQLIETIIWKRLSKEQQSLLLYLSILESFSVEQVCIILNVVKLPQYAVNLIKNNTFLRYEHSVGAYVMHNLLKEYLIYRIERFADKEEKRAIYETAGRSCAEVKKYYQAARFFYYSKNYEELMKLPLKGADLIDYLGKGSDIFMMNVIENTSDEILNKYPGLIFVFAFELFLLGKAEQFAELCGIIKKILENSADLEFEERKLSGEFMLLMSFSKFNDIYEMSKMHRKAYEMLQGPSKLIVANHSWTFGAPSVIYMFWGEIGKLDGEMKLMDECIPYYSKLACGHGSGAGWAMRSEAFLLRGDDEASEPFCYRAVYAADKMRQDSIFMCAQLQLARIAILRGDTDALIKDMEQIDRKIDSASEQRVQYVRDLCVGFLAVIRGNPDDVPEWITEFRTVPLNLYEVATSFAHIIHLRYLWLSGGMKNRSEIYGLSEEYLLLADKLNFLLTKVYLYILLGIMKQSEGRFGDAQNYMRYALDIALPDRVYMPFAEMGNEIIPMLERAMLIQKYQSGVKDILKLLKRQERGVAAINKELYEDDYKLTPREREISILVQEGLNNAEIAEKLFISIYTVKNTLKKVFIKLNIKRRDELSKFKL, from the coding sequence ATGACAATCAAAAGGAAAAAAATCAATAATTTATATTATGTTCCAGAACGTATACTTAATAAGATTGAACAGACATTGCACAGCAGTTTAACATTGATTGAGGCTCCTTCGGGATTCGGGAAAACAATTGCAGTAAAAGAATATCTGAGCAACAAAAAAGACAAAAATTTAAAATACTTATGGTATACATGCCTTGGTGAATCAGCTGCTGCAGCATGGAATGGCATATGTGCAATTCTGGAGCAGGCCGATTCGTTGGCTGCTCGTAAGCTTCGGCTTCTCGGTATGCCTTGCGATGAAAATTTAGTGCAAATATGCAAGTATATTCAGGAAATACGATGCAGTTTTGATACAGTATTTGTTGTTGATAATTTCCAGCTTATAAGAGACCAGCTTCCTCAGCTTTTGCTGGAGGCAATTTCAAATCATAAAAACTATTACCTTCATTTCATTATAATTTCACAGCCGTCGCACAAAGAGAATTTATACGTATCGCATCCTTCTGTTATGAAGTATATAGGGGAAAGCATATTTATGTACGAAAAGGATGATGTTAGGCAGTTGTTTCTTCATAACGGTATACGGCTTACTGCAAATGAAAACAGAGATGTTTATAGAATGACAGAAGGCTGGGTGGCACCTCTTAATATGTACAGTATGGAGTATAAAGAAACAGGAACACTAAATAGATGTGAAGGAATAAATCAACTCATTGAAACTATAATATGGAAAAGATTAAGCAAGGAACAACAGTCTCTTCTGCTTTATCTTTCTATACTTGAATCATTTTCGGTAGAGCAGGTTTGTATAATTCTAAATGTGGTCAAGCTTCCGCAATATGCCGTAAATCTAATAAAAAATAATACTTTTTTAAGGTATGAGCACAGCGTAGGAGCCTACGTAATGCATAACCTTTTAAAAGAATACCTTATTTACAGAATAGAGCGGTTTGCCGATAAGGAAGAAAAGCGGGCAATATATGAAACTGCAGGAAGGTCATGTGCAGAGGTCAAGAAGTACTACCAGGCAGCAAGATTTTTTTACTATTCAAAAAACTATGAAGAGTTGATGAAACTTCCACTTAAGGGTGCCGATTTAATAGATTATCTGGGCAAAGGGTCAGATATATTTATGATGAATGTTATTGAAAACACATCCGATGAAATACTAAATAAGTATCCCGGGCTTATATTTGTTTTTGCTTTTGAACTGTTTTTACTGGGTAAGGCTGAGCAATTTGCTGAATTATGCGGAATTATTAAAAAAATACTTGAAAATAGCGCCGATTTGGAATTCGAAGAAAGAAAGCTTAGCGGAGAGTTTATGCTTCTTATGTCTTTTTCGAAATTTAATGATATTTATGAAATGAGTAAGATGCACAGAAAAGCATACGAAATGCTTCAGGGACCTTCAAAGCTTATTGTAGCGAATCACTCTTGGACTTTTGGGGCACCTTCTGTTATATATATGTTTTGGGGTGAAATCGGTAAACTTGATGGCGAGATGAAGCTTATGGATGAATGTATTCCTTACTACAGCAAGCTTGCATGCGGTCATGGAAGCGGAGCCGGATGGGCTATGAGAAGTGAAGCATTTCTTCTCAGGGGAGACGATGAGGCTTCAGAGCCGTTTTGCTACAGAGCTGTTTATGCTGCAGACAAGATGAGGCAGGACAGTATTTTCATGTGTGCACAGCTGCAATTGGCAAGAATTGCAATTCTTCGGGGTGATACAGATGCGCTTATTAAAGATATGGAGCAGATTGACAGAAAAATTGATAGTGCTTCAGAGCAGAGGGTTCAGTATGTCAGAGATTTGTGTGTTGGATTCTTAGCAGTAATCAGAGGTAATCCAGATGATGTTCCCGAGTGGATCACTGAATTCAGGACAGTTCCTTTGAATCTTTATGAAGTAGCCACTTCTTTTGCTCATATTATTCATTTGCGCTATCTCTGGTTAAGTGGAGGAATGAAGAATAGATCTGAAATATATGGATTATCAGAAGAGTATCTTCTGCTTGCAGATAAACTGAATTTCCTTCTTACAAAGGTTTATTTATACATACTGCTGGGAATTATGAAGCAGTCTGAAGGAAGGTTCGGAGATGCTCAGAATTACATGAGATATGCCCTTGACATTGCATTGCCCGACAGAGTTTACATGCCTTTTGCCGAGATGGGGAATGAAATAATACCGATGTTAGAACGAGCTATGTTAATACAAAAATATCAGTCAGGTGTGAAAGATATATTAAAACTTTTAAAAAGGCAAGAACGTGGTGTTGCTGCCATCAATAAGGAATTATATGAAGATGATTATAAGCTTACTCCAAGAGAGAGAGAAATATCAATTTTGGTTCAAGAGGGGCTTAATAACGCTGAAATAGCCGAAAAACTTTTTATTTCAATATATACAGTAAAAAATACCCTGAAAAAAGTATTTATAAAGTTAAACATTAAAAGGAGAGATGAGCTCAGCAAATTTAAATTATAA
- a CDS encoding permease prefix domain 1-containing protein, whose product MNTIISYLENMFAGLPKTAEVLRAKKDLTEMMGDKYQELKNSGKTENEAVGIVISEFGNLEELAETLGISDALNQRSMPLITLDYAKAYIEASGEVAPKIALGVWLCIMSPVLLIGLFGLVEGFIDFKEEYALILGLTTLLLLVAAGVYILIRYSVGMEKYERLKKELFELDYQAEHMVREIKKQEEPVYRRAVSFSVSAYILSALPILLASFIFQEGGMTVLALIITITIVACSTYNIIKNNGLYEACKVLLQEEDYAADKKSGVLKAVSSIYWAVATALYLGYSFITGRWDISWILWPVAGVLFIAVGAITSLVEKKASI is encoded by the coding sequence ATGAATACAATTATAAGTTACCTCGAGAACATGTTTGCTGGATTGCCTAAGACAGCAGAAGTTTTAAGAGCGAAAAAAGATTTAACAGAAATGATGGGTGACAAATATCAGGAATTGAAAAACAGCGGCAAAACAGAAAATGAAGCTGTTGGAATTGTAATTTCAGAATTTGGCAATTTGGAGGAGCTTGCTGAGACACTGGGAATCAGTGACGCTCTTAATCAAAGAAGCATGCCGCTGATTACATTAGACTATGCGAAGGCATATATAGAAGCTTCAGGGGAAGTTGCTCCAAAGATTGCATTGGGAGTATGGCTTTGTATTATGTCACCAGTACTTCTCATAGGCCTGTTCGGTCTCGTGGAGGGTTTTATAGACTTTAAGGAAGAGTATGCTCTTATATTGGGACTTACAACTTTACTGCTGCTTGTAGCAGCAGGAGTATATATTTTGATAAGATATTCTGTAGGAATGGAAAAATACGAAAGGCTAAAAAAAGAACTATTTGAATTAGATTATCAAGCTGAGCACATGGTTCGCGAAATTAAGAAGCAGGAGGAGCCTGTTTATAGGCGTGCTGTCAGTTTTTCAGTTTCTGCCTACATTTTAAGTGCACTGCCTATTTTACTGGCTTCCTTTATATTTCAAGAAGGCGGCATGACTGTTCTGGCTTTAATTATAACAATTACAATAGTCGCATGTTCAACGTACAATATTATAAAAAATAATGGTTTATACGAAGCATGTAAAGTTCTTCTTCAAGAAGAGGATTATGCTGCAGATAAAAAAAGCGGTGTGCTCAAAGCTGTATCATCTATATACTGGGCGGTAGCAACAGCGCTTTACTTAGGTTATAGCTTTATTACTGGCAGATGGGACATATCATGGATTTTATGGCCTGTAGCTGGGGTGTTGTTCATTGCTGTTGGAGCAATAACTAGTCTTGTAGAGAAAAAAGCTAGTATATAG
- a CDS encoding PadR family transcriptional regulator gives MISSDVIRGYNDIMILYLLLREPSYGYEISRQIRQMTDEKYVMKETTLYSAFKRMESNGLIESYPGSETNGKTRTYYKITNKGRGYYREKCEEWKITQEVICKFIEGGN, from the coding sequence TGATATAATGATTTTATATCTGTTGCTTCGTGAACCGTCTTATGGGTACGAGATTTCAAGACAGATTAGACAAATGACTGATGAAAAATATGTAATGAAGGAAACAACGCTATATTCGGCTTTTAAGAGAATGGAGTCAAACGGACTGATTGAATCTTATCCAGGAAGTGAAACTAACGGTAAAACAAGGACTTATTACAAAATAACGAATAAAGGGCGAGGCTATTACAGAGAAAAATGTGAGGAATGGAAAATAACGCAGGAAGTTATATGCAAGTTTATAGAAGGAGGGAATTAA
- a CDS encoding S8 family serine peptidase, with product MRSFILILAAIALNINSLYAAPEEMPDGSGVGIAVIDTGVMAEYAADMKDHIEEGMNYVFPEDDTDDKIGHGTRVVSIIIGAEAKGSVVMGTASGGIVVPLVYQSRYSSGVVVNGGTELLAKAITDSVDIYGCRVLCISSGTAEDSEVLRKAVAHAEENGAVIVAAVGNDNLKYPDKVYYPAAYETVIGIGAIDKKNAAADFSQRNGVFAVEEGKDVAALSSSGEVKKYSGTSYANARAAGIIAGLLSRYSGSTPEEIRSAIAMSAYDLGEQGYDDDYGWGKINIFGAIEILQKFSVKK from the coding sequence ATGAGAAGCTTTATTTTAATATTAGCTGCAATTGCTTTAAATATTAACTCCTTGTATGCAGCGCCGGAAGAAATGCCTGACGGTTCCGGAGTAGGCATTGCCGTAATAGACACGGGAGTTATGGCTGAATATGCAGCGGATATGAAGGATCATATTGAAGAAGGCATGAACTATGTTTTTCCTGAGGATGATACTGATGATAAAATCGGCCACGGAACCAGAGTTGTTTCCATTATCATAGGAGCTGAAGCCAAAGGCAGTGTTGTAATGGGAACAGCTTCGGGGGGGATAGTGGTTCCTTTGGTATATCAGTCAAGGTATTCTTCCGGAGTAGTTGTGAACGGAGGAACGGAGCTTCTTGCAAAAGCAATTACTGATTCAGTAGATATTTACGGATGCAGAGTCTTGTGCATAAGTTCAGGCACAGCGGAGGATAGTGAGGTATTGAGAAAAGCCGTTGCTCATGCCGAGGAAAACGGAGCTGTTATTGTCGCTGCTGTGGGCAATGATAATCTCAAATATCCAGACAAGGTATACTATCCTGCCGCATATGAAACAGTGATAGGAATAGGAGCAATAGATAAGAAAAATGCTGCTGCGGATTTTTCTCAAAGAAACGGAGTGTTTGCAGTGGAAGAAGGCAAGGATGTTGCTGCTTTGTCATCCAGCGGAGAAGTTAAAAAATATTCGGGAACATCATATGCAAATGCCCGTGCGGCCGGAATAATAGCAGGGCTGCTTTCTCGGTATTCTGGCAGCACACCGGAGGAAATTCGTTCGGCTATAGCTATGTCAGCCTATGATTTGGGAGAACAGGGTTATGATGATGACTACGGGTGGGGAAAAATAAACATTTTTGGTGCAATCGAAATTTTACAAAAATTTTCGGTTAAAAAATAA